The following proteins come from a genomic window of Maribacter sp. HTCC2170:
- a CDS encoding carbonic anhydrase family protein — protein sequence MIHKALDKATQSSLTPNGVLIDLMDGNKRFIETKMESRDLESQRNQTVGGQFPKAVVLSCIDSRVPVETIFDQGIGDVFVARVAGNFENTDILGSLEYSCKAAGSKLVLVLGHESCGAVKAAIDGVELGNITSMLGNILPAVKQTSDQVEGEASSSNSEFVAKTVENNVALSIERIREKSPILKEMEVNGEINIVGGVYHLSTGKVVLL from the coding sequence ATGATACATAAAGCACTAGATAAAGCAACACAATCATCCTTAACACCAAATGGTGTGCTAATTGATTTAATGGATGGGAATAAAAGATTCATTGAAACGAAAATGGAATCCAGGGATCTTGAAAGTCAAAGAAACCAAACCGTCGGTGGACAATTCCCCAAAGCTGTGGTTTTATCTTGTATTGACTCCAGAGTTCCTGTAGAAACCATTTTTGACCAAGGTATCGGTGATGTTTTCGTTGCACGCGTTGCCGGAAATTTTGAAAACACCGACATTTTAGGAAGCCTTGAATACTCTTGTAAAGCTGCTGGTAGTAAACTGGTGTTGGTATTGGGCCATGAATCCTGTGGTGCAGTAAAAGCTGCTATCGACGGTGTTGAATTAGGAAACATCACCTCAATGTTAGGAAACATTCTGCCTGCAGTAAAACAAACATCAGACCAAGTTGAGGGTGAAGCCAGTTCTTCAAACAGTGAATTTGTAGCAAAAACCGTAGAAAATAACGTTGCACTTTCTATTGAAAGAATTCGTGAAAAGAGTCCAATTCTTAAAGAAATGGAAGTCAATGGCGAAATCAATATTGTAGGCGGCGTATATCACCTTTCTACAGGTAAAGTTGTCTTACTATAA